The following coding sequences are from one Oscarella lobularis chromosome 19, ooOscLobu1.1, whole genome shotgun sequence window:
- the LOC136198733 gene encoding glutamate receptor ionotropic, kainate 1-like isoform X2 gives MSSNLVVLLFLLQSFEGIFADAAHAVFSDSYIKAVVKSVQAIHPNATNVSVVANDCSEVETKNAVHLTPQCLLGSPSRPTLPALAFKHSSLVVGMGHAIESQLNVARAIAARYDWKRLELWTEDVDDSLPRRPDLGLFAIRHLYVDGAQGERRSASDAIVVHCSTATCFNALREVLSDWSGSNVWIFTEDVTKKFLFRGSLRRLLPSGAKAFGMIRSFSNGSAARREGLVDSACPLLTQCPEDMRETILPNAAYLHDAILLLSHLTEVHITPQRIRDEAEKLDFLATGGPIRLDKHLNGRIHDSYDIISLSSTFTPKAAVYSEGKLTSVFNENLDENKIRSKRDMKACPPAVKRNGTYHFRVVTVVEPPFLFHNPNATPQFTGFVIDMLEKLKSSDSIRFTYELMLNETYGDFLMTTSGLIDPTGMLGEIVHCRADLGVAAIGITANRQRYVDFTKPWMDYGLVLLTSKPHPLPASYFAFMNPFSSYTWLLILVFVAIASVALPVYQLIAPRRVQKEHDASRDVTIRRLPRKFYDSFWFFFTTAMQQGPDGAPFLPARILIGLWYFFVLIIVATYTANLAAFLTVQRLPAQISSVEELAAQVQTPYGTVANSGVQSFFKNSTIPIYQNMGKFMSSTPNFMVDSSLAGLARASVTSSILSNEYFFIWDLPVLQYLATKRPCKVQVVGRSFNRQGYGIVMPTEMPYRDRFSLEVLKLRDSGWIEATAANWLNAGECGAASAITDTGQVTVANLVGVFILMAVGIGLGFIAAVLQRVLVRRGSDNKEDKRRDPVCGCLKVWE, from the exons ATGTCGTCGAATCTCGTTGtgctcctctttcttttgcagtcTTTTGAAGGCATCTTTGCAG ACGCGGCGCATGCCGTCTTCTCCGACTCCTACATCAAGGCCGTCGTCAAAAGCGTTCAAGCGATCCATCCCAACGCGACGaacgtttccgtcgtcgcaaacgacTGCAGCGAAG tcgaaacgaaaaacgccGTTCATCTCACACCTCAATGCCTTCTGGGATCACCGTCTCGTCCGACGTTGCCGGCTCTCGCATTCAAACACTCGTCCCTCGTCGTCGGGATGGGGCACGCGATCGAGAGCCAATTGAACGTTGCGAGGGCTATAGCGGCGAGATACGACTGGAAACGGTTGGAATTGTGGACAGAAGACGTTGACG ACTCTTTGCCTCGGCGGCCGGATCTGGGCTTGTTTGCGATTCGTCATCTATACGTGGACGGAGCTCAAGGTGAACGGAGAAGTGCGAGTGATGCGATCGTCGTTCATTGCTCAACTGCCACCTGTTTTAACGCTCTAAGAGAA GTTTTGTCCGACTGGAGTGGCTCGAACGTTTGGATTTTCACGGAAGACGTCACCAAAAAG TTTCTATTCCGCGGTTCGCTTAGACGACTTCTGCCGTCCGGCGCGAAAGCGTTCGGGATgattcgatcgttttcgaacGGCTCCGCCGCGCGGCGGGAGGGGCTTGTCGACAGCGCGTGTCCTCTTCTGACTCAGTGCCCCGAGGATATGCGTGAAACGATATTG CCTAACGCGGCGTATCTACACGACGCGATTCTACTCCTCAGTCATCTGACGGAGGTCCATATCACGCCTCAGAGAATTAGAGACGAGGCTGAAAAG CTTGATTTCCTTGCTACCGGAGGTCCCATAAGGCTAGACAAGCATCTCAATGGAAGAATTCATGATAGCTACGACATAATTAGTCTATCCAGTACATTTACTCCCAAG GCCGCCGTTTACAGTGAGGGCAAACTCACGTCCGTCTTCAATGAGAATCTGGATGAAAACAAAATTCGAAGCAAACGTGATATGAAAGCGTGTCCGCCGGCAGTTAAGCGAAACGGGACGTACCACTTTCGAGTCGTCACAGTCGTG GAGCCGCCGTTCCTGTTTCACAATCCCAACGCCACTCCTCAGTTCACGGGCTTCGTCATCGACATGTTGGAGAAGCTGAAATCGAGCGACAGCATCCGCTTTACGTACGAACTGATGCTAAACGAAACGTACGGCGATTTTTTAATGACGACGAGCGGACTGATAGATCCTACGGGAATGCTAGGAGAGATTGTGCACTGC AGAGCCGATTTGGGTGTGGCAGCGATCGGGATCACGGCCAATCGTCAGAGGTACGTCGATTTCACGAAGCCGTGGATGGACTACGGGCTCGTGCTCCTGACGTCGAAGCCCCATCCGTTGCCAGCGAGCTATTTCGCCTTCATGAATCCCTTCTCGTCCTACACGTGGCTCCTcattctcgtcttcgtcgcaaTCGCCAGCGTCGCTTTGCCCGTCTATCAGCTCATTGCTCCGCGACGCGTGCAAAAGGAACACGACGCAAGTCGCGACGTCActattcgtcgtcttccgcgAAAATTCTACGATTCGTTCTGGTTCTTCTTCACGACCGCCATGCAGCAGGGGCCGGACGGTGCCCCGTTTCTTCCGGCGAGAATTCTCATTGGACTCTGGTACTTCTTCGTTCTCATCATCGTTGCGACGTATACGGCGAATTTGGCCGCTTTTCTCACCGTTCAACGTCTGCCGGCCCAAATCTCGTCCGTCGAAGAACTCGCCGCGCAAGTTCAGACGCCCTACGGCACCGTCGCGAACTCGGGCGTTCAAAGTTTCTTTAAGAATTCGACGATTCCCATCTATCAGAACATGGGCAAATTCATGTCGAGTACGCCGAACTTCATGGTCGATTCCAGCCTGGCCGGCTTAGCTCGAGCCAGTGTAACGAGTTCAATACTCAGCAACGAATACTTTTTCATCTGGGATTTGCCCGTGCTGCAATATCTCGCTACCAAGCGTCCGTGTAAAGTGCAAGTAGTCGGGAGATCGTTCAATCGGCAGGGATACGGCATCGTCATGCCGACGGAGATGCCCTATCGGGACCGATTCTCGTTGGAGGTGCTGAAGCTTCGCGATAGCGGGTGGATCGAAGCGACGGCCGCCAATTGGCTTAATGCGGGTGAGTGCGGAGCTGCGTCCGCTATAACCGATACGGGGCAGGTGACGGTGGCGAATTTGGTGGGTGTCTTTATTCTCATGGCTGTGGGCATTGGTCTTGGATTTATTGCGGCTGTTCTTCAACGCGTTCTGGTGAGGAGAGGATCGGATAATAAAGAGGACAAAAGGAGGGATCCT gtaTGCGGCTGTTTGAAAGTTTGGGAATGA
- the LOC136198733 gene encoding glutamate receptor ionotropic, kainate 1-like isoform X1, with product MSSNLVVLLFLLQSFEGIFAEDAAHAVFSDSYIKAVVKSVQAIHPNATNVSVVANDCSEVETKNAVHLTPQCLLGSPSRPTLPALAFKHSSLVVGMGHAIESQLNVARAIAARYDWKRLELWTEDVDDSLPRRPDLGLFAIRHLYVDGAQGERRSASDAIVVHCSTATCFNALREVLSDWSGSNVWIFTEDVTKKFLFRGSLRRLLPSGAKAFGMIRSFSNGSAARREGLVDSACPLLTQCPEDMRETILPNAAYLHDAILLLSHLTEVHITPQRIRDEAEKLDFLATGGPIRLDKHLNGRIHDSYDIISLSSTFTPKAAVYSEGKLTSVFNENLDENKIRSKRDMKACPPAVKRNGTYHFRVVTVVEPPFLFHNPNATPQFTGFVIDMLEKLKSSDSIRFTYELMLNETYGDFLMTTSGLIDPTGMLGEIVHCRADLGVAAIGITANRQRYVDFTKPWMDYGLVLLTSKPHPLPASYFAFMNPFSSYTWLLILVFVAIASVALPVYQLIAPRRVQKEHDASRDVTIRRLPRKFYDSFWFFFTTAMQQGPDGAPFLPARILIGLWYFFVLIIVATYTANLAAFLTVQRLPAQISSVEELAAQVQTPYGTVANSGVQSFFKNSTIPIYQNMGKFMSSTPNFMVDSSLAGLARASVTSSILSNEYFFIWDLPVLQYLATKRPCKVQVVGRSFNRQGYGIVMPTEMPYRDRFSLEVLKLRDSGWIEATAANWLNAGECGAASAITDTGQVTVANLVGVFILMAVGIGLGFIAAVLQRVLVRRGSDNKEDKRRDPVCGCLKVWE from the exons ATGTCGTCGAATCTCGTTGtgctcctctttcttttgcagtcTTTTGAAGGCATCTTTGCAG AAGACGCGGCGCATGCCGTCTTCTCCGACTCCTACATCAAGGCCGTCGTCAAAAGCGTTCAAGCGATCCATCCCAACGCGACGaacgtttccgtcgtcgcaaacgacTGCAGCGAAG tcgaaacgaaaaacgccGTTCATCTCACACCTCAATGCCTTCTGGGATCACCGTCTCGTCCGACGTTGCCGGCTCTCGCATTCAAACACTCGTCCCTCGTCGTCGGGATGGGGCACGCGATCGAGAGCCAATTGAACGTTGCGAGGGCTATAGCGGCGAGATACGACTGGAAACGGTTGGAATTGTGGACAGAAGACGTTGACG ACTCTTTGCCTCGGCGGCCGGATCTGGGCTTGTTTGCGATTCGTCATCTATACGTGGACGGAGCTCAAGGTGAACGGAGAAGTGCGAGTGATGCGATCGTCGTTCATTGCTCAACTGCCACCTGTTTTAACGCTCTAAGAGAA GTTTTGTCCGACTGGAGTGGCTCGAACGTTTGGATTTTCACGGAAGACGTCACCAAAAAG TTTCTATTCCGCGGTTCGCTTAGACGACTTCTGCCGTCCGGCGCGAAAGCGTTCGGGATgattcgatcgttttcgaacGGCTCCGCCGCGCGGCGGGAGGGGCTTGTCGACAGCGCGTGTCCTCTTCTGACTCAGTGCCCCGAGGATATGCGTGAAACGATATTG CCTAACGCGGCGTATCTACACGACGCGATTCTACTCCTCAGTCATCTGACGGAGGTCCATATCACGCCTCAGAGAATTAGAGACGAGGCTGAAAAG CTTGATTTCCTTGCTACCGGAGGTCCCATAAGGCTAGACAAGCATCTCAATGGAAGAATTCATGATAGCTACGACATAATTAGTCTATCCAGTACATTTACTCCCAAG GCCGCCGTTTACAGTGAGGGCAAACTCACGTCCGTCTTCAATGAGAATCTGGATGAAAACAAAATTCGAAGCAAACGTGATATGAAAGCGTGTCCGCCGGCAGTTAAGCGAAACGGGACGTACCACTTTCGAGTCGTCACAGTCGTG GAGCCGCCGTTCCTGTTTCACAATCCCAACGCCACTCCTCAGTTCACGGGCTTCGTCATCGACATGTTGGAGAAGCTGAAATCGAGCGACAGCATCCGCTTTACGTACGAACTGATGCTAAACGAAACGTACGGCGATTTTTTAATGACGACGAGCGGACTGATAGATCCTACGGGAATGCTAGGAGAGATTGTGCACTGC AGAGCCGATTTGGGTGTGGCAGCGATCGGGATCACGGCCAATCGTCAGAGGTACGTCGATTTCACGAAGCCGTGGATGGACTACGGGCTCGTGCTCCTGACGTCGAAGCCCCATCCGTTGCCAGCGAGCTATTTCGCCTTCATGAATCCCTTCTCGTCCTACACGTGGCTCCTcattctcgtcttcgtcgcaaTCGCCAGCGTCGCTTTGCCCGTCTATCAGCTCATTGCTCCGCGACGCGTGCAAAAGGAACACGACGCAAGTCGCGACGTCActattcgtcgtcttccgcgAAAATTCTACGATTCGTTCTGGTTCTTCTTCACGACCGCCATGCAGCAGGGGCCGGACGGTGCCCCGTTTCTTCCGGCGAGAATTCTCATTGGACTCTGGTACTTCTTCGTTCTCATCATCGTTGCGACGTATACGGCGAATTTGGCCGCTTTTCTCACCGTTCAACGTCTGCCGGCCCAAATCTCGTCCGTCGAAGAACTCGCCGCGCAAGTTCAGACGCCCTACGGCACCGTCGCGAACTCGGGCGTTCAAAGTTTCTTTAAGAATTCGACGATTCCCATCTATCAGAACATGGGCAAATTCATGTCGAGTACGCCGAACTTCATGGTCGATTCCAGCCTGGCCGGCTTAGCTCGAGCCAGTGTAACGAGTTCAATACTCAGCAACGAATACTTTTTCATCTGGGATTTGCCCGTGCTGCAATATCTCGCTACCAAGCGTCCGTGTAAAGTGCAAGTAGTCGGGAGATCGTTCAATCGGCAGGGATACGGCATCGTCATGCCGACGGAGATGCCCTATCGGGACCGATTCTCGTTGGAGGTGCTGAAGCTTCGCGATAGCGGGTGGATCGAAGCGACGGCCGCCAATTGGCTTAATGCGGGTGAGTGCGGAGCTGCGTCCGCTATAACCGATACGGGGCAGGTGACGGTGGCGAATTTGGTGGGTGTCTTTATTCTCATGGCTGTGGGCATTGGTCTTGGATTTATTGCGGCTGTTCTTCAACGCGTTCTGGTGAGGAGAGGATCGGATAATAAAGAGGACAAAAGGAGGGATCCT gtaTGCGGCTGTTTGAAAGTTTGGGAATGA